In Achromobacter pestifer, the DNA window CGTCCGCTGATGTGATGCGTGATCGAAATATTGTGTCCTTTGAGCAGATCCGGGATGTTGCCAAGGCGGTCGGCGCCCACTACCACTGCACTTAATCCTGCCGTCATGATGAACCTCACTGGGTCGTTGAGACTGGATGTAATGATAATGATTCCTATTTTTTAGTCAACTCAAATGAGATCAGTTCTTATTTAATTATTTTTATGAGCATATGAAAGGGGATAGCGCGGACCGCGATGCACCCAGAAAAAAGGCGCGCCGCCCTATGGCGCCGCGCCTCTCCTGCCCTCGTGGAACCGGCCGTCCCGGTCCGCTACTTGGGCGCGCCCTGCACCGCCTCGGTCACCACCGCACGAGTCAGCGAAGGCGCCAGCATTTCCAGGAAGGTGTAGACGTAGTCGCGCAGAAACACCCCGGCCTTCACGCCCACGCGAGTCGTATGCGTGCCGAACAGATGGCCCACGGGCATACCCACCAGATTGCCGTCGCGGCGCGGATCGTAGGCCACGCCGGCGATGATGCCGATGCCCAGGCCCACGTCGACGTAGGTCTTGATGACGTCGGCGTCGATGGCTTCCAGCACGATGTCCGGGTGTATGCCCTGGTTGGCAAAAATTTCGTCTATCGTGCTGCGGCCGGTGAAGGCGCGGTCATAGGTCACGATGGGGTATTCCGCCAGTTGCGCCAGCGACAGGCGCTTGGCGGCGCTGGAGGTCAGCTCGGCCAGGGGATGGTCCGGGCGCACCACCACGGTGTGTTCCCAGGCATAAACCGGCAAGGTCGCCAGGCCCGGCGTCAGCGCCAGGGATTCCGTCGCCAGCGCCAGGTCGGCCTGCTCGTGCAGCACCATTTCGGCCAGTTGCGCGGGGCTGCCTTCGGCCAGCGACAGGTGCACCTTGGGGAATTGCTTGCGGAACGCGGGAATGACGCGCGGCAGCAAGTAGCGCGCTTGAGTGTGGGTGCAAGCGATGACGAGGCCACCTTCGTCGCGGCGCGCGAACTCGTCGCTGACCTTCTTCAGGTTGTCCACTTCGCGCATGATGCGGTCGATGACCTGCGACACCGCCAGGCCGGGCTTGGTCAGCCCTTTGATGCGCTTGCCATGCCGTTCGAAGATCTTGATGCCAAGCTCGTCTTCGAACTCGATGATCGCCTTGGAAACCCCTGGTTGGGAGGTATAGAGCATCCGGGCGGCTTCGGTCAGATTGAAGTCGCGCCGGATGGTTTCACGCACAAAACGAAATTGCTGCAGGTTCATGAATTGGCCCCTGATAGACGGGCCAATTATAAGTAATAAGGACGCCTTATTATATAACTTATTTATATAAGCTTACACGTAAGGCGTCCCCAGTTCAGCGCATCGAGATCGTGGTGTTCACGCTCTTGGCATGGGCCGACCAGCGCGCGGTGACGGTCTTGGTCTGCGTCCAGAACTGCACCGCCTGCTTGCCGTTGGGACCCAGGTCGCCCAGCTTGGAGCCGCGCGAACCCGTGAAGCTGAACCAAGCCACCGGCACGGGGATCGGCACGTTGATGCCGACCTGGCCGACGTCGATGTTGTTCTGGAAGTAGCGCGCCGCGCCGCCGTCCTGGGTGAACAACGCCACGCCGTTGCCGTTGGGATTGCGGTTGATGAACGCGACCGCGTCCTCCAGCGTTTCCACGCCCACCACGCACAGGACCGGCCCGAAGATTTCCTCGGTGTAGATGGTCATGTTTTCGGTGACGCCGTCGAAAATCGTCGGGCCCACGAAGTTGCCCTGCTCGAAGCCGGCGACCTTCAGGCTGCGGCCGTCCAGCAGCAGCTTGGCGCCTTCGTCCACGCCCTTCTGGATCAGGCTTTCGACACGCTTCTTGGCGTTGGGCGAAACCAGGGGGCCGAGATCCGCTTCGCGGTCCATGCCGGAATTGACCTTGAGCTTCTTCGAGCGCTCGACGAAGTCAGGCAGCCAGTTGCGGGCTTCGCCCACCAGCACGGCGACGGACGAGGCCATGCAGCGTTGGCCGGCCGCGCCGAAGGCGGCGCCCACCAGCTGGTTCAGCGCGACCTCGGGATCGGCGTCCGGCAGGATCACGCAGTGGTTCTTGGCGCCCATCATGGACTGGCAACGCTTGCCGGCGGCGGAGGCACGGTTGTAGATTTCGGTGCCGACGCGGGTCGAGCCGATGAACGAGACCGCCTTGATGTCGGGGTGTTCGCACAGGCCGTTGGCGGTTTCCGGGCCGCCGTGCACCAC includes these proteins:
- a CDS encoding CysB family HTH-type transcriptional regulator; this encodes MNLQQFRFVRETIRRDFNLTEAARMLYTSQPGVSKAIIEFEDELGIKIFERHGKRIKGLTKPGLAVSQVIDRIMREVDNLKKVSDEFARRDEGGLVIACTHTQARYLLPRVIPAFRKQFPKVHLSLAEGSPAQLAEMVLHEQADLALATESLALTPGLATLPVYAWEHTVVVRPDHPLAELTSSAAKRLSLAQLAEYPIVTYDRAFTGRSTIDEIFANQGIHPDIVLEAIDADVIKTYVDVGLGIGIIAGVAYDPRRDGNLVGMPVGHLFGTHTTRVGVKAGVFLRDYVYTFLEMLAPSLTRAVVTEAVQGAPK
- a CDS encoding CoA-acylating methylmalonate-semialdehyde dehydrogenase; translated protein: MSEVPRVPLLIGGKLVQSKTTEWRDVINPATQEVVAKVPFATREELDLAVSNAKEAFKTWRNSGQGARMRVMLKFQELLRANSGKLAEMITREHGKTLPDAEGEVGRGLEVVEHACSIANLQLGEYAENAASGIDVYTLIQPLGVCAGITAFNFPVMLPCFMFPIAVACGNTFILKPSEQDPTSSLFLAELALEAGLPPGVLNVVHGGPETANGLCEHPDIKAVSFIGSTRVGTEIYNRASAAGKRCQSMMGAKNHCVILPDADPEVALNQLVGAAFGAAGQRCMASSVAVLVGEARNWLPDFVERSKKLKVNSGMDREADLGPLVSPNAKKRVESLIQKGVDEGAKLLLDGRSLKVAGFEQGNFVGPTIFDGVTENMTIYTEEIFGPVLCVVGVETLEDAVAFINRNPNGNGVALFTQDGGAARYFQNNIDVGQVGINVPIPVPVAWFSFTGSRGSKLGDLGPNGKQAVQFWTQTKTVTARWSAHAKSVNTTISMR